The following nucleotide sequence is from Apium graveolens cultivar Ventura chromosome 4, ASM990537v1, whole genome shotgun sequence.
CTCATGGTATCACAGctatcctttaatgatttgtggaGTTCTTGATTGATTTCAATATCGAATCAATCGAAACCCTAATTTCTTTGATTAGCAATTACGATCTCTTTATCTTTCTCTTCGATTAGCAATTACGATCTCTTTATATCTCTTATCTCTCTTGAATCTCTCTCCTTATCTTTCTTTCTCTCATATCTCTTTCTGAATTCGATTGTTCTCCTGATTCTAATCTCTATTTCCTTCTTGATTACGAAATAGATATGACTGAAACCGAAAATCAGAATAAAAACACTAATTTGCAGAATGCTGCAATCAACTATAACGATCCATATTTTCTTTCTTCCGGTGATAATCCGAGATAACAATTGGAGAATTTGTTGCTTAATGGTGATAACTTCATAAACTGTAGTCGTGGAGTGAAATTGGCGCTTGGTGCGAAAAATAAACTCGGTTTTATTGACGGAACATTACCGATGCCTGATTCTACATCATCAGATTTCAACAAATGGACTAGAAATGATTATATGGTGATGTCATGGCTTACGTTTTCTACGGAACAGGTAATATCTGACAGCTTTATCCTTGCTTCTACTGCTCGTGATCTTTGGCTTGATGTTTCTGAGCATTTTGGTAAATCAAATGTTCCATTGTTGTATGAACTTCAGACTAGTCTGTCTAAGATTGAACAAAATAATCTGTCGATTGCTGAATATTATGGAAAACTTAAGAATGTGTGGGACAAGTTACAAGTACTTGAAGGATAATTTAATTGTAATTGTGGTGCTTTAGCAAA
It contains:
- the LOC141718167 gene encoding uncharacterized protein LOC141718167, whose translation is MPDSTSSDFNKWTRNDYMVMSWLTFSTEQVISDSFILASTARDLWLDVSEHFGKSNVPLLYELQTSLSKIEQNNLSIAEYYGKLKNVWDKLQKANEAAETKKLIQFICGLNKNYDTVKTNLLSMEPLPTVLKAYHILQQIEK